A genomic region of Cryptococcus neoformans var. grubii H99 chromosome 13, complete sequence contains the following coding sequences:
- a CDS encoding mutanase — MFPFNSLITLLLLSAHVATAHNLDSRHRHRHARRVLKRQQESAAGHWLTYEASTWIPDNPSTSAPIIYETVYVTQTVWADGPSPTSPQTLTGSSPTTPASASGSALTGEIGDVNLVATDPITSSIAPSTSSSIVTFVTSPVEVATATNSNIAALSAATAISVSVDSSDLDSQIDAFGFTISMGRTFSIGFGGGASPTTTSSAPISIVTASGGKKVFAHFMVGIVSTYAVGDWESDMQLAKSKGIDGFALNIGVDSYSQKQLDFAYQAGASVGFGLFISFDFNWYTIEDVSGVAKMLKRYKDQSAQFRVDGKPFVSTFIGDGFDWSLVAKEVGEELYAVPCWQPSAENANNSGLSGLFSWDAWPGQIDNVPVDKPMTDVRDLEYLGYTEAVGKAYMAPVSSWFSTHFGKEVSYSKNWVFKSETLWKDRWDEILQLGSRLKFIEIITWNDYGESHYIGPYNTPHTDDSSSAWAAGLDHTAMLDFAVPYIKAFKAGETAPVIDNEMLVYWYRPHLKSASCDSTDNCGSKPTGWDFLGDTVFVSTMTQSGGIVKVTSGGNHAVVQQVDAGVQMIEVPMGVGEQTFEFITFQGGYGKTTSNVKISADCWNGIYNFNYHSGSITC; from the exons ATGTTCCCTTTCAACTCTCTAATCAcacttctcctcctctcggCACATGTCGCAACTGCCCACAACTTGGATTCTCGTCACAGACATAGACATGCCAGACGTGTGCTCAAAAGGCAACAGGAATCAGCTGCTGGTCACTGGCTCACCTACGAGGCAAGTACATGGATCC CCGATAACCCTTCAACATCTGCTCCAATCATTTATGAGACTGTCTATGTGACACAAACTGTATGGGCTGACGGACCTTCCCCTACTTCCCCTCAAACTCTTACTGGATCTTCTCCTACAACACCTGCCAGTGCCTCTGGTAGTGCCCTCACTGGGGAGATTGGGGACGTCAATCTCGTCGCAACCGATCCAATTACAAGCTCCATTGCGCCATCCACCTCAAGTTCAATCGTAACTTTTGTGACTTCTCCTGTTGAAGTTGCGACCGCTACTAATTCTAACATTGCTGCACTGAGCGCTGCCACTGCCATTAGTGTGTCTGTCGACTCTAGCGACCTTGATTCCCAGATTGACGCCTTTGGATTTACCATCTCTATGGGCAGAACATTTTCCATTGGCTTTGGCGGTGGTGCCTCCCCGACCACCACATCATCTGCTCCCATCTCCATTGTCACGGCTTCTGGGGGTAAAAAGGTTTTTGCCCACTTTATGGTTGGTATTGTCTCCACGTATGCTGTGGGTGACTGGGAGTCGGACATGCAACTCGCCAAGTCCAAAGGCATTGACGGTTTTGCCCTCAATATTGGTGTCGACTCGTATTCCCAGAAACAACTCGATTTTGCTTACCAGGCTGGTGCTTCTGTTGGATTTGgtcttttcatctctttcgATTTCAACTGGTACACTATTGAAGATGTCTCTGGTGTGGCGAAAATGCTTAAGCGATACAAGGACCAATCGGCCCAATTCCGTGTCGATGGCAAGCCTTTCGTCTCTACTTTTATTGGTGATGGATTTGACTGGAGCTTGGTGGCTAAAGAGGTTGGGGAAGAGTTGTACGCTGTGCCTTGCTGGCAACCTAGCGCCGAAAATGCCAACAATTCTGGTCTATCTGGCCTGTTCTCTTG GGATGCCTGGCCGGGACAAATCGACAATGTTCCTGTCGATAAGCCTATGACCGATGTTCGAGATTTAGAGTATCTTGGCTACACTGAAGCTGTCGGCAAGGCTTACATGGCTCctgtttcttcttggttCAGTACCCACTTTGGTAAGGAGGTTTCTTACTCCAAAAACTGGGTGTTCAAAAGCGAAACGCTCTGGAAGGACAGATGGGACGAAATTTTACAGCTTGGGAGCCGTCTCAAGTTTATCGAGA TTATAACGTGGAACGACTACGGAGAGTCTCATTATATCGGTCCTTACAACACTCCCCATACGGATGACTCTTCATCTGCCTGGGCTGCCGGCCTTGATCATACGGCTATGCTCGACTTTGCTGTCCCATATATTAAGGCGTTCAAGGCTGGTGAAACAGCTCCTGTTATTGACAACGAAATGTTGGTTTACTGGTATCGCCCTCACCTCAAATCAGCTTCTTGTGACAGCACAGATAACTGTGGTTCCAAGCCCACCGGCTGGGACTTTTTGGGAGACACTGTCTTTGTATCTACTATGACCCAGTCTGGCGGTATTGTTAAAGTTACCTCTGGTGGAAACCATGCCGTTGTCCAGCAAGTGGACGCTGGCGTGCAGATGATTGAAGTGCCTATGGGTGTTGGAGAGCAGACTTTCGAGTTTATCACATTCCAGGGAGGCTACGGGAAGACTACTTCCAATGTCAAGATTAGTGCGGATTGCTGG AACGGCATCTACAACTTCAACTACCACTCTGGTTCTATTACTTGCTAA
- a CDS encoding cytochrome c oxidase-assembly factor COX23, mitochondrial, whose protein sequence is MATQVPPSTTPTPFADRPAPPTKDLEIPEDYKKTFRGRGTVSKFVDPCEAARKASLDCLERTQYNRSECTDFFTAYKECKGNWLAQRKEDRMKGRDTV, encoded by the exons ATGGCCACCCAAGTCCCTCCATCAACCACTCCTACTCCATTCGCTGACCGTCCGGCTCCCCCGACAAAGGACCTAGAGATTCCCGAGGACTACAAAAAGACTTTCCGC GGGAGAGGCACAGTTAGCAAG TTCGTCGACCCCTGTGAAGCGGCTAGGAAGGCGTCTTTAGATTGTCTCGAAAGGACACAGTACAACCGCTCAGAG TGTACAGACTTTTTCACCGCGTACAAGGAATGTAAAGGGAATTGG CTTGCGCAACGGAAAGAAGATaggatgaagggaagggatACTGTCTGA
- a CDS encoding cytochrome c oxidase subunit 7c: MSLLARSTLRAARTLRTPQQVRSVHFENVVNHTLPTDVTNKYFLAAKIITFGVLGFGTPFYAAYFHLNKSG, translated from the exons ATGTCCCTCCTCGCTCGATCCACCCTCCGTGCCGCCAGGACCCTCAGGACCCCCCAGCAGGTCCGATCCGTCCACTTCGAGAACGTCGTTAACCA CACTCTCCCCACTGATGTTACCAACAAGTACTTCCTTGCCGCCAAGATCATCACTTTCGGTGTCCTCGGCTTCGGTACTCCTTTCTACGCCGCTTACTTTCACCT TAACAAGTCCGGTTAA
- a CDS encoding rRNA-processing protein EFG1 yields MPADKKQRKGAHPYRKPRPNPSDPSSSDKPARPKPAHRIPATEVRGGAGIPGLSKLKSSIRQTKRLLAKENLEPGLRVSTQRRLTSLEADLAAAERREVEKKNGAKYHKVKFFERQKLVRLIKRFKRKLSDSETSSRKRSKHEEELLDARIMLNYVLHYPNTQKYISLFPSNPDQTEDGDDDDDSSKPKLKLPSLLHPVPSTEDCEKMDKPTKRRYDLLLETKRLMEEGKLKSEPETDLKKGQVDGVVVGLGADVEIGLGDKKEAKQNAAQGAGEEEDDFFESGNE; encoded by the exons ATGCCTGCCGACAAGAAACAGCGCAAAGGCGCTCACCCATACCGCAAACCCCGTCCCAACCCTTCcgacccttcttcctccgacAAGCCTGCCCGACCCAAACCTGCGCACAGGATCCCAGCCACAGAAGTACGAGGTGGAGCCGGCATCCCCGGACTGAGCAAGTTAAAGTCTAGTATCAGACAGACAAAACGATTGTTGGCCAAG GAAAATCTCGAACCAGGGCTGCGTGTGTCTACCCAGAGGAGGCTGACGAGTTTGGAGGCGGAtttggctgctgctgagaggagagaggtggaaaagaagaatggagcCAAGTATCACAAG GTCAAGTTCTTTG AACGTCAAAAGCTTGTCCGATTAATCAAACGATTCAAGCGAAAACTCTCAGATTCTGAAACGTCGAGCAGGAAACGATCCAAGcacgaagaagagctgcTTGATGCTAGGATTATGCTCAATTATGTCTTACACTACCC AAACACCCAAAAATACATCTCACTTTTCCCCAGTAACCCTGACCAGACCGAGGAcggagatgacgatgacgatTCTTCAAAACCCAAGCTCAAACTTCCctcacttcttcatcccgTACCATCAACAGAAGACTGCGAAAAGATGGACAAGCCTACCAAACGACGTTATGATCTCTTGTTGGAGACCAAGAGgttgatggaggagggcAAGCTCAAGAGCGAGCCGGAGAcggatttgaagaagggtcAAGTGGATGGTGTAGTCGTTGGTTTGGGTGCGGATGTGGAGATTGGTCTGggagacaagaaggaggccAAGCAAAATGCTGCTCAAGGAgcaggcgaagaagaagacgattTCTTCGAGTCTGGCAACGAGTAA
- a CDS encoding ATP-dependent Clp endopeptidase, proteolytic subunit ClpP has product MTRLAPFRPLASLCSAGPSRISRIPARNFGFSPSSLPGLDGFSDEAANPVVRDSLVPIVVEQTARGERSYDIYSRLLRERVIFLGPVNSQDSTLLTAQLLFLEAEDPKRPIKLYINSPGGVVTSGLAIYDTMQYISPPVHTFCMGQAASMGSLLLAGGEKGHRYALKNSSVMIHQPSGGAQGQASDIALHAKEILRIRAALTDIYAEHCTRPGEERTAALDRFEKALERDYFMTSEEAVEFGIVDKIVTQRGKEVSEEEK; this is encoded by the exons ATGACTCGACTCGCCCCATTTCGACCACTCGCCTCTCTGTGTTCCGCCGGACCATCAAGAATATCTCGAATCCCCGCTAGGAACTTTGGGTTTTCGCCTTCGTCTTTGCCCGGACTCGATGGCTTTTCGGATGAAGCTGCAAATCCCGTTGTCAGGGATTCTCTTGTACCTATAGTAGTTGAACAGACT gcaagaggagagaggagttATGATATCTATTCAAGGCTGTTGAGGGAGCGAGTTATCTTTCTTGGTCCT GTAAATTCCCAAGATTCTACGCTTCTCACTGCCCAATTGCTCTTTCTCGAAGCAGAGGACCCCAAGCGTCCTATCAAGCTCTACATCAACTCTCCCGGTGGTGTCGTTACCTCAGGCTTGGCAATTTACGACACTATGCAATACATCTCTCCGCCAGTACATACTTTTTGTATGGGGCAAGCAGCGAGTATGGGGAGTTTGTTATTGGCTGGTGGTGAAAAGGGACATCGATATGCGCTGAAAAACAGTAGTGTGATGATACACC AACCATCTGGAGGTGCGCAAGGCCAAGCATCCGATATCGCTTTGCATGCGAAAGAGATCTTGCGTATCCGCGCGGCCCTTACCGACATTTACGCGGAGCATTGTACTCGAcctggagaagagaggaccGCTGCATTGGATAGGTTCGAAAAGGCATTGGAAAGGGACTATTTCATGACGTCTGAGGAAGCTGTAGAATTTGGGATTGTGGACAAGATTGTGACGCAAagggggaaagaggtgtctgaggaagaaaagtaA
- a CDS encoding sister chromatid cohesion protein DCC1, translating to MSNALPEKNVVLRFPPMPEGREAIEEETYQLLELPPGLLKQVEALKDKEDGQVFPLTIKGRPSDDATLCTADSTFLLRTVGISNSLLVCLPPSPDDPSYTFTIDEEDRPTLQIRDICHQVLECVPVAPNLERIRTVLKASAWEGMGSGLGKRKREDGDGRKVKRWTKEQLRSVVQASEAELEQGLKERNVIEVDGRMLLLPSVHLKDFLNILLSLLAINSSKSATTAPSQTIIAALEEYDVPPSISVPALNLFGTVEDGQWTADVKRMVREVGLGILCAVKKNKKRDEFMSEWQEEVGETWREYTDLKLLEGEYLLSPPPLSALSFTSPSPLLSYFPLASLPLQPAERFAELFLTRQRWRPEEMAPFLRGLTRDGDNKGRDKLVAKFVRIVKEKDGTWWYPRRSG from the exons ATGAGCAATGCTCTGCCAGAAAAGAATGTCGTGCTGAGGTTTCCTCCTATGCCGGAAGGGCGGGAAGCTATCGAGGAAGAGACATATCAGCTTTTGGAGTTGCCTCCGGGGCTTCTTAAGCAGGTGGAAGCGTTGAAAgacaaggaagatggacagGTTTTTCC CCTCACCATAAAAGGCAGGCCATCAGACGATGCTACGCTCTGTACTGCCGACTCAACCTTTCTCCTGCGTACCGTGGGCATTTCAAACTCCCTCCTCGTTTGTCTACCACCATCGCCCGACGACCCATCCTATACATTCACTattgacgaagaagatcgACCAACTCTACAAATAAGAGATATATGTCACCAGGTTCTCGAATGCGTGCCTGTGGCCCCAAACCTGGAAAGGATTAGAACGGTGCTGAAGGCATCTGCttgggaagggatgggaagtGGGTtgggaaaaaggaaaagggaggatggagatgggcggaaagtgaagagatggacgaAGGAGCAGTTACGAAGCGTAGTACAGGCTAGCGAAGCCGAGCTGGAACAAGggttgaaagagaggaatGTGATTGAGGTCGACG GTCGCATGCTGTTACTTCCTTCCGTTCATTTGAAGGATTTTCTaaacattcttctttcactcCTCGCAATCAATTCTTCAAAGTCAGCCACTACCGCCCCGTCTCAAACTATAATCGCTGCTCTGGAAGAGTACGATGTTCCGCCCTCTATATCAGTACCCGCCCTCAATCTGTTTGGCACAGTGGAGGACGGACAGTGGACGGCCGACGTCAAGAGGATGGTCAGGGAAGTAGGTTTGGGTATTCTCTGTGCTGTCaagaaaaacaagaaacGTGATGAATTTATGTCGGAGTGGCAAGAGGAAGTAGGAGAGACATGGCGTGAATATACAGATCTCAAACTTTTGGAG GGTGAATACCTCCTTTCCCCACCCCCATTGTCAGCCCTGTCATTcacttctccttcaccccTACTCAGCTATTTCCCCCTCGCTTCGCTGCCTCTACAACCGGCCGAGCGGTTCGCCGAGCTTTTCCTTACCCGCCAACGATGGCGCCCCGAGGAGATGGCTCCTTTTCTAAGAGGCCTCACGAGAGACGGGGATAATAAGGGCAGGGATAAGTTGGTAGCCAAGTTTGTCAGGATAGTcaaggagaaagatgggACATGGTGGTATCCTCGCAGGAGTGGGTGA